The Aethina tumida isolate Nest 87 chromosome 6, icAetTumi1.1, whole genome shotgun sequence genome has a segment encoding these proteins:
- the LOC109607932 gene encoding cholesterol transporter ABCA5-like, whose translation MEEPTHSVYLQQLKAMLIRNILIKKKEKRKTLTEIALPLYSLGLLIFIKFALPNPNFPVMDTPHGEAELFNHFQKNSSHVIHVVPNTTDTQEFLKRVDQLWYSSAVNATPLKWILYETEEDLLTAYWMRPDRVSLAVIFEEPGPINGQLRYEIRTNPSIYGTPPTTAPYASQASCRSTKKKGILAAAGVSVSGASVSGVSIELGESCPVNMYYYSGFAALQTLLDYTKIKMETGEESLQVPQIILAMFPKAAFTGNWMVAFRLIIPLYMVFALTQFLAYLLILIIGEKEKKIKEGMKIMGLRDSVFWLSWFIIYGIFVLFLSIVCCTILYILKVFNNTNILWIFLLTLLYSFSIIMFAFLITPFFDKARTAGILGNFVITIMSLLYYIQVFVDDSSSAALYLVSLISSSGFALAMDQALVMDMSGEGINFDNLWSGPGMPFGGSLIMMALDVILYGLLAYYLDSVIPSEHGVKRTPLFCFMPSYWCNKKKMLNRIPLENGGSVGSLNTGEDANNDLEPVPREMKEREAIKIVDMYKTFHSCGKPEIKALNGINLTIYEGQITAILGHNGAGKTTLFNILTGLTAPTSGSAYIFGYDITDPRSMDKIRSMIGVCPQHDILFDNLTVLEHLHFFAAVKGIAPSVKDFEVKKTIKDVDLVDKAKTKAKHLSGGQKRKLSVGIAVIGNPKIIILDEPTAGVDPYSRRHMWSVLQNRKHGRVILLTTHFMDEADILADRKAVVSKGNIRCCGSSLFLKNKFGIGYHLTLVLESSYKEHAIARLVTTHVPKAEKARRHGRELSFILPHNAVDNFAPLFSAIEQEINNRSKLGISSYGVSMTTLEEVFLHLEKDEETECTVDNLSKKIVRNRALSRSLSLQSKSTSYQSLQNEGINTNNQEQKAGETTTVGGLEIISETRSPITGLGLEKIDCKPNVCQTLWALLRLRTLRMVRDIQKLYFMILFPLGLAAVGLYFYNPQTLKGPKQQPILLNGDTYGDQTTLTIFNGTNQDLDQFRDVLQDYGAKKIEDFDGNYSSLLELAPHMAAFNVNSFQDLDYQFTVMYNDTYQHSLPIVLNMISNGLYRLLSTSKVRNGLWEPIDVSAQPFQQTSQPEEFNLGIFMATMCLGMIFVMVPVSLAVDMVYDREIKAKNQLRVNGLTFSMYFIPYFIVLGVIMLIICAALLAIILLFDIPSLREWPALTTLGIVLLLYTPSSILATSCISYIFDKFETAQSALPNIATFVGFLPYFFVVYLDMLRMGGKAAFVLHMILSLFNTMYTPYAIVYYIQRVYVMCKVNVACTSLSLEDYLTDEIIMMAVGCLLNIPFWFVVLLVLDIKKSGGKISDAFKFFRSVQIDSNSDDANELSDIGENEDNDVKAERQKVKAFMGNSNAKQPVVMVQNLHKEYQKSHRCCQNGDEANPEPPKVAIKSLSLAVDAGEVFGLLGHNGAGKTTTMKIITAEEVPTRGRVNIAGASITSNLNSAFQMMGYCPQHDALWKNITVREHLETYAAIRGVKFRDISRLVNLYLSGLQIHEHADKQTHQCSGGTRRKLSFAMAMVGNPKVVLMDEPSTGMDPRSKRFLWDTILASFQGSRGAILTTHSMEEADALCSRVGIMVKGELRCLGSTQHLKNLYGAGYTLEMKLKGGDSTPSSTCGADRVSELREFVTNLFPEATLQELFIDRMVFSVPQQSVSSLANCFMQLEKAKSEYDIEEYSFSQTTLEQVFLKFAHYDEDKAE comes from the exons atggAGGAGCCAACTCACTCCGTTTATCTGCAACAACTGAAGGCGATGCTGATCAGAAACATCCTGATCAAAAAGAAGGAGAAACGAAAAACTCTCACC GAAATCGCGCTGCCCTTGTACTCGTTGGGGCTGTTGATATTCATCAAGTTCGCCCTGCCCAACCCCAACTTCCCGGTGATGGACACGCCGCACGGCGAGGCGGAGTTGTTCAATCACTTTCAGAAGAACAGCAGCCACGTCATACACGTGGTGCCGAACACGACGGACACGCAGGAGTTCTTGAAGAGGGTCGACCAGCTGTGGTACAGCTCGGCGGTCAACGCGACGCCCTTAAAATGGATTCTATACGAGACGGAAGAAGATTTACTGACGGCGTATTGGATGAGACCGGACCGCGTTTCTTTGGCGGTCATTTTCGAGGAACCCGGCCCAATTAACGGACAACTAAG GTACGAAATAAGAACGAACCCGTCAATTTACGGTACACCTCCGACCACGGCGCCGTACGCGTCGCAGGCGTCGTGCAGGTCTACAAAAAAGAAAGGGATACTTGCAGCCGCCGGCGTGAGCGTTTCCGGAGCCTCGGTCTCGGGCGTTTCCATAGAACTTGGCGAAAGTTGCCCCGTCAATATGTACTATTATTCCGGTTTTGCGGCCCTACAAACCCTGTTGGACTACACCAAAATCAAA ATGGAGACCGGGGAGGAGAGTTTACAAGTGCCTCAAATCATCCTGGCGATGTTCCCCAAAGCTGCGTTCACCGGCAACTGGATGGTGGCCTTCAGATTGATCATACCCTTGTACATGGTGTTCGCGCTGACCCAATTCCTGGCCTACTTGCTTATCCTGATCATCGGCGAGAAGGAGAAGAAGATCAAGGAGGGAATGAAGATAATGGGACTTAGAGACTCCGTGTTTTGGTTGTCGTGGTTCATAATCTACGGaattttcgttttgtttttgtctATTGTTTGCTGTACTATATTGTACATTCTTAAAGTCTTCAACAACACCAACATACTTTGGATATTCTTGTTGACGCTTCTTTATTCGTTTTCCATTATAATGTTCGCGTTCTTGATCACCCCTTTCTTCGACAAGGCTAGA ACTGCAGGAATTTTGGGCAACTTTGTGATCACCATCATGAGCTTGCTCTACTACATACAAGTATTCGTGGACGATTCTAGTTCAGCTGCACTTTACTTGGTCAGTCTGATCAGTTCGTCAGGATTTGCCTTAGCTATGGATCAA GCTTTGGTGATGGATATGAGTGGTGAAGGAATCAATTTCGATAACCTGTGGTCTGGACCAGGCATGCCCTTTGGTGGCAGTCTGATAATGATGGCCTTGGACGTCATACTCTATGGTCTTCTGGCCTATTATTTGGACTCGGTAATACCGAGCGAACACGGGGTTAAACGCACCCCACTGTTCTGTTTCATGCCTTCCTACTGGTGCAACAAGAAGAAGATGCTAAACAGA ATTCCTTTGGAAAATGGCGGATCGGTTGGATCATTGAACACTGGAGAGGATGCCAATAATGATTTGGAGCCAGTGCCAAGAGAAATGAAAGAGAGGGAGGCCATAAAAATAGTGGATATGTATAAGACATTCCACAGTTGTGGCAAACCTGAGATTAAAGCATTGAATGGCATCAACTTAACCATTTACGAGGGACAAATCACCGCCATTTTGGGTCATAATGGTGCTGGAAAGACTACTTTGTTCAATATTCTTACAGGATTAACTGCTCCTACTTCAGGATCTGCTTATATTTTTGGTTATGACATTAC TGATCCAAGAAGTATGGACAAGATTAGAAGTATGATTGGAGTATGTCCTCAGCATGACATCCTTTTTGATAACTTGACAGTTTTGGAACACCTCCACTTTTTTGCAGCTGTTAAA gGAATTGCTCCATCAGTCAAAGattttgaagtgaaaaaaactataaaagatGTAGATTTAGTGGACAAAGCGAAGACCAAAGCAAAACACTTAAGTGGTGGCCAAAAACGTAAGCTGAGCGTCGGAATTGCTGTCATTGGCAATCCAAAG ATCATAATTTTGGATGAACCAACCGCTGGTGTTGATCCCTACTCCCGACGTCACATGTGGTCAGTTCTTCAAAACAGAAAACACGGCAGAGTTATACTCCTTACAACTCATTTCATGGACGAAGCTGACATACTAG CTGATCGAAAGGCGGTAGTTTCCAAGGGCAACATAAGATGCTGCGGTAGCTCCTTGTTCCTCAAGAACAAGTTCGGAATCGGGTACCATTTGACGTTAGTGCTCGAAAGTTCGTACAAGGAGCACGCAATAGCAAGATTAGTAACAACCCACGTGCCAAAGGCCGAAAAGGCCAGACGCCATGGACGCGAACTCAGCTTTATACTTCCTCACAACGCAGTCGACAATTTTGCCCCCTTGTTCTCGGCCATCGAACAAGAAATCAACAACAGAAGCAAATTGGGAATCTCCAGTTATGGAGTATCTATGACGACTTTGGAAGAAGTGTTTTTGCACTTGGAAAAGGACGAAGAAACCGAATGTACTGTGGATAATTTATCTAAGAAGATTGTCAGAAACAGGGCGTTGAGTAGAAGCTTGAGCTTGCAGAGCAAAAGTACCAGTTACCAGTCGTTACAAAACGAAGGAATTAACACCAACAATCAAGAGCAAAAAGCTGGTGAAACCACGACAGTGGGAGGCCTGGAAATCATAAGCGAAACCAGGTCGCCCATAACAGGTCTTGGTTTGGAAAAAATCGATTGCAAGCCCAACGTTTGCCAAACCCTCTGGGCACTTCTACGTCTAAGAACTTTGCGTATGGTGCGTGACATTCAAAAGTTGTACTTCATGATCTTGTTCCCCCTGGGACTAGCTGCGGTCGGTTTGTATTTCTACAACCCCCAAACTTTGAAGGGGCCGAAGCAACAACCCATTTTATTAAACGGCGACACTTACGGTGATCAAACTACGTTGACAATCTTCAACGGTACCAACCAGGATCTGGATCAGTTCCGAGACGTGTTACAGGACTACGGTgccaaaaaaattgaagactTTGATGGTAACTACTCGTCACTTCTAGAATTGGCGCCTCACATGGCTGCCTTCAATGTCAATAGTTTCCAAGACTTAGACTATCAGTTTACGGTCATGTACAACGATACGTACCAACACAGCTTGCCCATTGTTTTAAACATGATCAGCAATGGATTATACAGACTGTTGAGTACCAGCAAGGTCAGGAACGGACTGTGGGAACCCATAGACGTCTCGGCTCAACCTTTCCAACAAACTTCACAACCTGAGGAGTTTAACTTGGGGATTTTTATGGCCACCATGTGTCTCGGCATGATTTTTGTCATGGTGCCCGTCAGCCTTGCCGTTGACATGGTTTATGACCGAGAG ATTAAGGCCAAAAATCAGCTTCGAGTGAACGGTTTAACCTTCAGCATGTACTTCATCccctattttattgttttgggGGTCATCATGTTGATAATCTGCGCTGCCCTTCTCGctataatattgttgttcgACATACCGTCGTTGAGGGAGTGGCCTGCCTTGACGACTCTCGGTATAGTGTTGTTGTTGTACACTCCAAGCTCGATTTTGGCCACGTCTTGCATTAGTTACATATTCGACAAGTTCGAGACGGCTCAGAGTGCCTTGCCCAACATCGCGACCTTTGTTGGGTTCTTGCCTTATTTCTTCGTCGTCTACTTGGACATGCTGCGCATGG GTGGCAAAGCCGCCTTTGTGCTTCACATGATTCTTTCGTTGTTCAACACGATGTACACCCCTTACGCCATCGTTTATTACATCCAGCGAGTTTACGTTATGTGCAAGGTCAATGTGGCTTGCACCAGCTTGTCTTTGGAAGATTATCTGACTGATGAGATTATAATGATGGCTGTGGGTTGTCTTTTGAACATACCGTTTTGGTTCGTGGTGCTTTTGGTGCTGGATATTAAGAAGAGCGGCGGAAAAATATCTGAtgcctttaaattctttagaagcGTCCAAATTGACAGCAACTCCGATGATGCGAACGAGTTGAGTGATATTGGAGAAAACGAAGACAACGACGTGAAGGCGGAAAGGCAGAAGGTCAAAGCTTTTATGGGCAACAGTAATGCGAAGCAACCTGTGGTCATGGTACAGAACTTACACAAGGAGTACCAGAAGTCACATAGGTGTTGCCAAAACGGTGACGAAGCCAATCCGGAGCCACCAAAGGTCGCAATCAAGAGTCTATCACTGGCGGTGGATGCGGGAGAAGTGTTCGGCCTCCTAGGCCATAACGGAGCAGGTAAAACCACAAccatgaaaataataacagcTGAAGAAGTACCGACGAGAGGCAGAGTTAACATTGCGGGTGCCAGCATCACGTCCAACCTAAACTCAGCGTTCCAAATGATGGGGTACTGCCCCCAGCACGACGCCCTTTGGAAGAACATAACCGTGAGGGAACATCTCGAGACTTACGCCGCTATTAGAGGGGTCAAATTCAGGGACATATCCCGTTTGGTCAATCTATACTTGAGCGGTCTGCAAATACACGAGCACGCGGACAAGCAAACGCATCAATGCTCCGGCGGTACCAGGAGGAAGTTGAGTTTTGCCATGGCGATGGTGGGCAATCCCAAGGTGGTGTTAATGGACGAGCCCAGTACCGGTATGGATCCGCGTAGTAAGAGGTTCCTGTGGGACACCATCCTGGCCAGCTTTCAAGGTTCGAGGGGTGCCATTTTGACCACCCACTCCATGGAGGAGGCGGACGCTTTGTGCTCCAGAGTGGGCATCATGGTCAAAGGGGAACTCAG ATGTTTGGGCTCGACCCAGCACCTGAAGAACTTGTACGGAGCCGGTTACACCTTGGAGATGAAACTGAAGGGTGGTGACTCGACACCATCTTCGACTTGTGGTGCTGATAGAGTGTCGGAGTTGAGGGAGTTCGTGACGAACCTGTTCCCTGAGGCGACGTTGCAGGAGCTGTTCATCGATCGGATGGTTTTCAGTGTGCCGCAGCAAAGCGTTTCTTCGCTGGCTAACTGTTTCATGCAACTGGAGAAAG CAAAATCGGAGTACGACATAGAGGAGTACAGCTTCAGCCAGACGACGTTGGAACAGGTGTTCCTCAAGTTCGCCCACTACGACGAGGACAAGgccgaataa
- the LOC109598438 gene encoding cell division control protein 45 homolog, giving the protein MYVEDLKNEFYEFLAGKRIFLMIHYDIDSICTCKILQSLLKYKHVRYTLAVIRGIEDLKTAYRENCNDVKYFVLVNCGGTIDIVETLEAEEDVTFFIIDSHRPTDLCNIYSNGQVKLLSSPEDDGVVPDFHDIFREESDEEDDEENDEGVAEDNEDVVDSDDERETPAAKRRRLNEEAIMKRRERRLWEDNRNKLMFDYSQFTYHAKASAIYMFSLAWKLNKDDKDLVWLAIVALTEQFLLGKIHNTEYTLEMQNLRAHVTRLQNKTSDTDVLTSLKIGCESDLRLTLYRHWSVEESLKYSMFSAVKMKLWSLKGDKKLQELLADMGFPLVQSKQLFKSMDLQLRKEFHTSLEKLADKYNLRDIVYTSFTIQFGYRNKYCASDIVYALLAILEASARDKSPEECFNLALDCLSRTKKEVTENAIEKAKIITKTVFKTVQSALDMKQIITAGPFVYYIIQEGCLEWYMFSHLHVLSLLAQFILRAYVSMSRNRKAPTLPLIVSAPKNPENGTCIILGIPPLCEDSPKSFFGKAFEQAAERIRCDAASDYFDTSYFEIHIKDRTRFFDALTALLT; this is encoded by the exons atgtacGTGGAGGACCTGAAAAACGAATTCTACGAGTTTCTAGCCGGAAAG cgaatttttttaatgatccaCTACGACATCGACAGCATCTGTACCTGCAAGATCCTCCAGTCCCTGCTCAAATATAAGCACGTACGCTACACGCTCGCGGTCATCCGGGGCATCGAAGATCTGAAAACCGCCTACAGGGAGAACTGCAATGATGTCAAGTATTTTGTACTGGTTAACTGTGGGGGCACCATCGATATTGTCGAGACTCTGGAGGCGGAGGAGGACGTGACGTTTTTTATAATAGACTCACACAGACCCACCGACCTGTGCAACATCTACAGCAATGGGCAGGTTAAACTATTGTCCAGTCCCGAGGATGATGGTGTTGTGCCAGACTTCCATGACATCTTCAGGGAGGAA TCGGACGAAGAAGACGATGAGGAGAACGACGAAGGAGTGGCTGAAGACAATGAAGATGTGGTTGATAGCGACGATGAACGTGAAACACCCGCTGCCAAAAGGCGGAGGCTGAATGAAGAGGCAATCATGAAACGACGAGAGAGAAGACTGTGGGAAGACAACCGTAATAAACTTATGTTTGATTACTCCCAATTCACATACCATGCAAAAGCT agtGCAATTTACATGTTCTCGCTGGCGTGGAAGCTAAACAAGGACGACAAAGATCTGGTGTGGCTTGCCATAGTTGCCCTTACAGAACAGTTTTTGTTGGGCAAAATCCACAACACCGAATACACCCTAGAGATGCAAAACTTGCGAGCTCACGTCACCAGGCTACAGAACAAAACCTCAGACACGGACGTTCTTACCTCGTTGAAAATTGGCTGTGAAAGTGACTTAAGACTCACCCTCTACCGCCACTGGTCTGTGGAGGAAAGCCTGAAATACTCCATGTTTTCGGCTGTTAAAATGAAACTGTGGTCTCTGAAAGGTGATAAGAAGCTGCAGGAGTTGCTGGCGGACATGGG TTTCCCCTTGGTTCAAAGCAAACAACTGTTCAAGTCGATGGATTTGCAGCTAAGAAAGGAGTTCCACACTTCCCTAGAGAAACTGGCAGACAAATACAACTTGCGGGACATCGTCTACACCTCTTTTACCATCCAATTCGGTTACCGGAATAAATACTGCGCCTCGGACATTGTTTACGCACTTTTGGCCATTTTAGAAGCCTCT gCAAGAGATAAGTCCCCAGAGGAATGCTTCAACTTGGCCCTGGACTGCCTGTCGAGGACGAAAAAGGAGGTGACCGAAAACGCGATAGAAAAGGCTAAAATCATCACTAAAACCGTGTTTAAAACCGTCCAAAGTGCCCTGGACATGAAGCAAATAATCACGGCCGGACCGTTTGTCTACTACATAATCCAAGAA GGTTGTCTAGAGTGGTACATGTTCTCGCACCTGCACGTGCTGTCGCTGCTGGCCCAGTTCATACTAAGAGCCTACGTGTCCATGTCTAGGAACAGGAAGGCCCCAACGTTGCCCCTGATAGTATCCGCCCCTAAGAATCCCGAGAACGGGACCTGCATAATACTCGGGATTCCCCCATTGTGTGAGGACTCCCCCAAAAG TTTCTTCGGAAAGGCCTTCGAACAAGCGGCGGAGAGAATTCGATGCGATGCGGCGAGTGATTACTTCGATACatcat attttgaaATACACATAAAAGACAGGACGAGGTTTTTCGACGCTTTAACTGCCCTTTTAacttaa
- the LOC109598430 gene encoding uncharacterized protein LOC109598430 yields the protein MYHQTINFWFTLLRCIGMSPDRPKNYFTFIFIVTLGNIIFGLVLADFFYNPDASYMDAIESIVLFSHMLSKTIAIFMFSKGIRRLSENLKNFWSFEDHEHLREDCYNKLISLHKGAKMYLSYYVIGCSSILMLPLVTSRTLPMYVYVPEALGSNFIWALETFTVPLLDLNVFSFDYLTFTFLQLTIMQFQLLNSSISQLKFGKGQDNEKLKMQLAKIIRHHIFLLEFVRTLKQVTSMPLLVQLFNTVSAFCIELYLMRNHIDMGHALVGILHSVVIFIQICYFYCGPCQDVMDQGLKIADTIYSINWCQLDDNKLKMYLKLIILMSNKEIIFSAAGFFRINMATLVTVFKTSLSFYSFLLAMETKEGRVKTLAF from the exons ATGTATCATCAAACCATAAACTTCTGGTTCACTTTATTGAGATGCATTGGTATGAGCCCTGATAggccaaaaaattactttacgtTCATCTTCATTGTGACATTAGGAAATATCATTTTTGGCCTTGTATTAGCAGACTTTTTCTACAATCCAGACGCAAGTTACATGGACGCCATTGAGTCCATTGTGCTCTTCAGTCAC ATGTTGTCGAAAACTATAGCCATCTTCATGTTTTCGAAAGGAATTCGACGGCTGTCTGAAAACTTGAAGAACTTTTGGAGCTTCGAAGATCATGAACATTTAAGGGAAGAttgttataacaaattaatatcattgCATAAAGGAGCTAAGATGTATTTGAGTTACTACGTCATAGGTTGCTCATCAATATTAATGCTACCGTTGGTTACATCCAGAACTTTGCCAATGTATGTTTACGTACCAGAAGCTCTAGGCTCAAATTTCATTTGGGCACTCGAAACCTTTACTGTTCccttattagatttaaacGTCTTCTCCTTTGACTACCTGACTTTCACCTTCCTGCAGTTGACAATAATGCAGTTCCAGCTTCTGAACTCGTCAATTAGCCAACTGAAGTTTGGAAAGGGCCAAGACAATGAGAAGTTGAAAATGCAGTTGGCGAAAATTATAAGGCACCATATTTTCTTGTTGGAATTCGTCAGAACGTTAAAACAGGTCACGTCCATGCCCCTTTTGGTCCAGCTATTCAACACCGTTTCTGCCTTTTGCATCGAACTTTATTTAATGAGAAACCA tattgacATGGGACACGCTTTAGTTGGAATTCTTCATTCGGTGGTGATTTTCATCCAAATTTGCTACTTCTACTGCGGTCCCTGCCAGGATGTTATGGACCAG gGCCTTAAAATCGCCGACACAATTTACTCCATCAACTGGTGCCAGCTGGACGACAACAAGCTGAAGATGTACTTGAAGCTCATTATTCTGATGAGCAACAAAGAGATTATCTTTAGTGCTGCCGGCTTTTTTCGAATCAATATGGCCACTTTGGTTACG GTGTTCAAAACCAGCCTTTCCTTTTACTCTTTTTTGTTAGCAATGGAAACGAAGGAGGGACGTGTAAAGACGCTGGCTTTTTAA
- the LOC109608144 gene encoding nucleoredoxin isoform X1: MEVKKNWQDRLFGNVLIKCDSLNNTDFDTALPSDVLKSNEITGVYFSFANINLQSDDFIKKLRDLYDRLNAETNNEKRLEVVQVVMWAHNDVYSDFENSHRDSLLGLPWFAVPFSEIDLKTRLSRRYRIKSGVPTLVLLDRDGGTISVSAQERLVEDPCGNSFPWRPRPVDQVLKDVVLQPGGLYFREHQNSTKEDIRYQDLKDGVRGFYFSANWCPPCRAFTPQLAEVYRLIRKREQHFEIVFVSSDRSAESFSSYVESMPWLTVPFQQTAVRAELAQLYGVRGIPTLLLLDSNGHVITMDARTELAEDPMAQNFPWKPRAVNILTERYATKLHDYPAVVLFVDGEETEIQFAESVLTPAADKYYKAHNINFNSLQDEFEDDYFLQFLIGLDSETSDILRDLIGLDDVVPLLVGIDIPNRRFAVMEYGVEITVNTVSDFVEKFQRGDVKFVDINERVDANDS; the protein is encoded by the exons ATGGAGGTGAAAAAGAACTGGCAGGACCGACTGTTCGGCAACGTGCTTATCAAATGTGACTCCCTCAACAACACCGACTTCGACACGGCGCTGCCCAGCGACGTGCTCAAGTCGAACGAGATCACCGGCGTTTATTTCTCCTTCGCCAACATCAATTTGCAGAGCGACGACTTCATCAAGAAGCTGAGGGATCTGTACGACAGGTTGAATGCGGAGACCAACAACGAGAAGCGGTTGGAGGTGGTGCAGGTCGTCATGTGGGCCCACAACGACGTCTATAGCGACTTCGAGAACAGTCACCGCGACAGTTTGTTGGGCCTGCCCTGGTTCGCCGTGCCGTTCAGTGAGATCGATCTAAAG ACACGTCTCTCGAGAAGATACCGAATCAAATCCGGCGTTCCGACGCTGGTACTGCTGGACCGCGACGGCGGCACCATCAGCGTCTCAGCTCAGGAACGCCTCGTCGAAGACCCGTGCGGCAACTCGTTCCCCTGGAGGCCGCGACCCGTCGACCAGGTGCTGAAGGACGTCGTCCTCCAGCCCGGCGGTCTGTACTTCAGGGAACACCAGAACTCCACCAAGGAAGACATCCGGTATCAAGACTTGAAGGATGGAGTGCGAGGGTTTTACTTCTCCGCCAACTGG TGCCCACCTTGCCGGGCGTTCACACCCCAACTGGCCGAGGTGTACAGATTGATCAGGAAGCGGGAGCAGCATTTCGAGATCGTGTTCGTAAGCAGCGACAG GAGTGCGGAGTCGTTTAGCTCGTACGTCGAATCGATGCCTTGGCTCACCGTCCCCTTTCAACAGACCGCCGTGAGGGCCGAGCTGGCCCAACTGTACGGCGTCCGGGGAATCCCCACGCTTTTGTTGTTGGACAGTAACGGGCACGTGATAACGATGGACGCGAGGACGGAACTGGCGGAAGATCCGATGGCGCAGAACTTCCCGTGGAAGCCCAGGGCGGTGAATATATTGACGGAACGTTACGCCACCAAACTGCACGATTATCCTGCCGTCGTCCTGTTTGTCG atggCGAAGAGACGGAGATCCAGTTCGCGGAGTCGGTTTTAACGCCCGCCGCTGATAAATATTACAAGGCACACAACATCAACTTCAACTCCCTGCAAGACGAGTTCGAGGACGACTATTTCTTGCAGTTTTTGATCGGTCTGGACTCGGAAACCTCCGACATTTTGAGGGATTTAATCGGTTTGGATGATGTGGTACCGCTTCTGGTAGGAATCGATATACCCAACAGAAGGTTTGCCGTTATGGAATACGGGGTTGAGATAACCGTTAATACGGTTAGTGATTTTGTCGAGAAGTTTCAAAGGGGAGACGTCAAGTTCGTGGATATTAACGAAAGAGTTGATGCTAACGATAGTTAA
- the LOC109608144 gene encoding nucleoredoxin isoform X2 produces MWAHNDVYSDFENSHRDSLLGLPWFAVPFSEIDLKTRLSRRYRIKSGVPTLVLLDRDGGTISVSAQERLVEDPCGNSFPWRPRPVDQVLKDVVLQPGGLYFREHQNSTKEDIRYQDLKDGVRGFYFSANWCPPCRAFTPQLAEVYRLIRKREQHFEIVFVSSDRSAESFSSYVESMPWLTVPFQQTAVRAELAQLYGVRGIPTLLLLDSNGHVITMDARTELAEDPMAQNFPWKPRAVNILTERYATKLHDYPAVVLFVDGEETEIQFAESVLTPAADKYYKAHNINFNSLQDEFEDDYFLQFLIGLDSETSDILRDLIGLDDVVPLLVGIDIPNRRFAVMEYGVEITVNTVSDFVEKFQRGDVKFVDINERVDANDS; encoded by the exons ATGTGGGCCCACAACGACGTCTATAGCGACTTCGAGAACAGTCACCGCGACAGTTTGTTGGGCCTGCCCTGGTTCGCCGTGCCGTTCAGTGAGATCGATCTAAAG ACACGTCTCTCGAGAAGATACCGAATCAAATCCGGCGTTCCGACGCTGGTACTGCTGGACCGCGACGGCGGCACCATCAGCGTCTCAGCTCAGGAACGCCTCGTCGAAGACCCGTGCGGCAACTCGTTCCCCTGGAGGCCGCGACCCGTCGACCAGGTGCTGAAGGACGTCGTCCTCCAGCCCGGCGGTCTGTACTTCAGGGAACACCAGAACTCCACCAAGGAAGACATCCGGTATCAAGACTTGAAGGATGGAGTGCGAGGGTTTTACTTCTCCGCCAACTGG TGCCCACCTTGCCGGGCGTTCACACCCCAACTGGCCGAGGTGTACAGATTGATCAGGAAGCGGGAGCAGCATTTCGAGATCGTGTTCGTAAGCAGCGACAG GAGTGCGGAGTCGTTTAGCTCGTACGTCGAATCGATGCCTTGGCTCACCGTCCCCTTTCAACAGACCGCCGTGAGGGCCGAGCTGGCCCAACTGTACGGCGTCCGGGGAATCCCCACGCTTTTGTTGTTGGACAGTAACGGGCACGTGATAACGATGGACGCGAGGACGGAACTGGCGGAAGATCCGATGGCGCAGAACTTCCCGTGGAAGCCCAGGGCGGTGAATATATTGACGGAACGTTACGCCACCAAACTGCACGATTATCCTGCCGTCGTCCTGTTTGTCG atggCGAAGAGACGGAGATCCAGTTCGCGGAGTCGGTTTTAACGCCCGCCGCTGATAAATATTACAAGGCACACAACATCAACTTCAACTCCCTGCAAGACGAGTTCGAGGACGACTATTTCTTGCAGTTTTTGATCGGTCTGGACTCGGAAACCTCCGACATTTTGAGGGATTTAATCGGTTTGGATGATGTGGTACCGCTTCTGGTAGGAATCGATATACCCAACAGAAGGTTTGCCGTTATGGAATACGGGGTTGAGATAACCGTTAATACGGTTAGTGATTTTGTCGAGAAGTTTCAAAGGGGAGACGTCAAGTTCGTGGATATTAACGAAAGAGTTGATGCTAACGATAGTTAA